DNA from Mustela lutreola isolate mMusLut2 chromosome 6, mMusLut2.pri, whole genome shotgun sequence:
gatggatagaGGTGATGGTTGCAAAACAGtgtaatgtatttaatgccactaagctgtacacttaaaaattcttaaatggTGCATTGTATGTAATGTgtatttaccacaattttttaaaaagctactacaAAAATAGAGGATCATAGAATTTAATATGGTTACAGCACATTCAGATATACTTCTAAATCTACAGAAgcttatatttgaaaatttactttttatggaAATGTAAGcttatttgtgttttccttttttttttttttggtcagaaatATCTATATGTTCTCAATGATTTGAATGCAGTCTGTTGTTTAACTTTtcctgtactttttctttttcagtaattgGGGTGAGTATAAAGAGGAATTAGGAACCTGAATATACTCCTTATTTAAAGATATGCAGTATCCTTTTTGCAAATGATATCCTTTTAAAAGTATCACTCAAATTTCTAAACTTTATCTTAACCACTGTCACAATATTATAATCTTTGGAATTTTAGTTGAATTTCAAGGAATTTAAGTATCCGTCTTCACCATACAGAAATTTCAGATGAATAAAGATGACTCCAGTATATTTTAAGGaggaaattatatttctttgtctAAAAGTAACAGGCAAAGGTTTATGTGGAGCTTGTTTATAATATATCAGTATTTTctaatctttgtatttttcttccagttttttatAGCCTATATTCAAAAGAATTAGGCTTATCAAAGCTAAGTCAGTTTTATAGTACAAAGTTAAATGTTTTAACACTTAACTGCATAAAAAGGCTTTTCCAAGTGTCTACCAGAATTAGAGTGAAATTGATCAACTTGAAAGGAAACCCTTCTCCACTAATTCAGAACCCTTTGACTAATACAAATGACCATGTATTGTTATCCATGGCTAGTCACAAACTCATATTCAATGTAGCACTCCTCTTAATTTGTAGACACATGTAAAATCacctctttttttgtgtgttgtagTTCTTAGTTCATAGTTTgctcttattttatcttttgccTCTTTACTTAGGAAGTCAATGAGGTTAGGCTTTATCAGATAAAAGTACTGGGAAGAGCTACTGATCTTACCTTGTTCTATGAACCAGAGTTATTACTTTAGGGTAACTTGGGAAACATTAGTAGCTCCTGTTCATTGTTTTCATCAGTGAATAATGAAGGCTAGAaagaattgttttaaaacaattGCTTTATTTacagttacaatttttttatttctttgagaaaatttgAATCTCAAAAATTTTCTTCAATGTTTAATACATCATATCAAGGTATTGTAtttactttctttcattaatgaaCAGATTTTAGAAAGTTCTGTGACTGTTGTGGGGGGCACtcctgttaactttttaaaatgaatttggttATGCCAATATGcttcttcagaaaattaaaagtttgGTTTTAGTTTAATCTGTCATTCTCTGCTCTGGGGAAGTTTGGGATTTCTGCTACTTAAGTGATTGTGTTTTGGTCCTTCACTCTGAATCATTGTACAGTtgggatatattttgaatatGGAACACCTAACATGATGCCTcctataaaaagacattttttacacatttttcgtacttccataatttattttcagaaggaCTACAATGTGTACTAcattcccccccccttttatgGGGAAAAGCATATAAACAGAAAGAAGGTTAATATCTACTTTTATAGTATTGGTAGCCTTCTAAAATTGTTACCCAGGAAGTTTTATGAGCAAATTATCTCATGGTTATTACTGCCTGCCTTCATGGGATCTGTCCTAGCATTGTTAAAGAGAATAGCAAAGAATCCACATACATCTTTACTGGGGATATAGCATTGAGGATAAAGTTACTATTTACCATTTATCACATAGatgaatattttgtatattaaggGATTACTATGAAAACAGTTGTGTTAATGTTGCATTATTACAGCGCATGTTTAAAGATAAGGAGTAGATTTTAAGTCCATAACATATTCATGCTTCATGTATTGTTTATTCTTGtggctttatttttactttagggATTTATTCTTCGTTACCTGTTGAAGTTCCTCTGAATCACAAACGGTGTGTTTGTGATCTGACCCAAGCTGATCGTCTTGCCCTCTATGATTTCGTAGTGGAGGAGACGAAGAAAAAGCGCTCTGATTCACAGATTATTGAAAATGACAGTGATCTGTTTGTAGACTTGGCTGCCAAAGTCAATCAAGGTTTGAGATGAATaccatgttttatatttcttaatagtCATTTCATTCTTTGTGTGTTACTAAGATTTAGTTGTCAGACCACTTTGAATAGAAATAGGATGGTTTTGCATTATTTGATATTCACATATATGTTAAAATGTTTACTCAGTGTGCGAAATTTTGCTCTCTGACTTTTATATTAAGCGTACCTTCCTTCTATAAAATTGTTACAGCTGTACTTGTCCTTTAATCTTTGTACTTTAACGGTCTTAGCTTCAACTAATGGCTAGAGAAAAGGAATAATATAAAACAGCCTATTTCTATAATATGGAAATTTTGGGGATGTTTTTAGATGCATGGAAACATGTTGAAGTATGGGATTGTAGTCTTTCTTCCTGCTAATTCATAAGAATTTTAAAGCTTCCaaagatgtaatttattttattcttttattagatAATAGTCGAAAAAGTCCAAAATCTTACCTTGAAATCCTGGCAGAAGTGAGAGATTATAAAAGAAGACGCCAGTCCTATAGAGCTAAGAATGTTCACATAACCAAGAAATCATATACGGAGGTAAGTTTTACATACTCTTTCAGAGCTTTGTTGAGAACAGAAATTTCCCTTAGTTATGTAAGTCTGCTCTATGGGTTTCCACAGTTCCTTAGAGGTTCTCTGAAAGAAGTATCTTCAAGACAGCCACACCTGATTTATATTTGCTCCATTCCTTTCAGATCCACTGTGCCAGGGAAAGGCTTTTCAGGGTACAAAAATCTTATGTGAAGAGGctgtacaatcttaaaaaaataccaactttTGAGAAAGTAGCATATCACAATAAAAGCATAGATTTTGGCTTTAGACCTGTGTTAGAGTTTTGATCCTACTGTTTATCATTGCCTGTTTGACTTGAACAGcttatttgaacattttaagtgtcaataattttcattttaaacattttatgtagACTTCGTAGGATTGTTACACGAATTGATTGAGAATGCATGTGGACACAGAAATTGGTCAACAAATAGACTTTCTGTTTTCCTTACAGAAGTTTTAGCATGCTTTTGTGTACTCTGTTAAGTATTTGGGCTTAAAAAATGTCTGGCATAAATTATTTATACTTTAATCTCTTGATATAGATCTAGACTTATTTTCAGAGTTTCTTTAGTGGATAGAGCTGGTGAATTTTTTGGTACATGACTTACCTTACCCAGACTCTACAAATAATTTCCACATTGAATCTCTAAATTTTTACCACATTATTTCTTActtcttacttctttcttttttttttttttttttttaaagattttatttatttatttgacagagagaaatcacaagtaggtagaaaggcaggcagagagagagaggaggaggaaacaggctccctgccgagcagagagcccgatgtgggactcgatcccaggaccctgagatcatgacctgagccgaaggcagcggcttaacccactgagccacccaggcgccccttcttacTTCTTTCTATGATTTCTAAGACTGTCCATAAATCTGGCCTcattttactgaatattttcttttgctctaGTCAAGAGTGTCTCTTAAACTATATCTGATTACACACATTTACTCTTTCCTTTGTGTCAGGATAACAAGTTGTTAGCTCACCTGAAATGCTCTTTGTTGTTGCTCTTTTAAATCTCGATAAGTTTAAGGTCCACTGTCACCATGAGGTGCTCCTTCCCTGGTTGATTGCTGTTATGCTCTCTGTACCCCATAGCTTGGTATTTAAATCTTCTGCCTGAGATCATGTCATACAGCCTAAGTATTCTTACAGTCCCTCAAGTACTTGGTGGTTCATCTGTGTTTCTTCTCCAGTCTCATTACCTTGTAATCAAGTGAAAATGTTGTTACTAGTGTTCTTCACAATTGTATATTAACTTTTTGTTATGGAAATACTCAAACATAGACTAAAGTGACTGCAATAGTCTTATGAACCCTTTTGTCCCTGTCACTCAGCCTCAACAATTATCAACATAtgactttgtcattttatttatattctcacTTACTACCTCCcattctccccttcctccacattgATAATTTTGGAAGCAGATGTGAAATACCTTTCATCTGTAAAAACTTCAGTGTTTACAAATATTACAGTGATTTATCATATTTTTGGTCATGGCTTTGTCAACATTTTACCTCCTAGTTTCATTCATATCATctaaaatttttgtttgctttggattAGAACCtaaactttgttagattttagaaaaaaacaattattgcTGCCTGTACTCAGTATGCATAACACTGCTGTTGGGTAGGTAAAGATAAATGGCACACAGCCCCCACCCAGCAGAAGCTTAGTATAGTTTAACAAGtgaaacttctttcaaaatacagATTGCATTAAGTGATAAAGTGAGATCAAAGTATGTGGGAGAAAATAgcaattcttcttttaaaatattagattggtataCCATCTTTatatgttttctgaaaataagctGGTATACCAGCTTTATAGAGAAGATAGCAGtcgaaggaaagggagaagcaggaatggTAAAACATGTCTGTTCATAGGCTCTTTCCTGTGTGCTGAACCTGGAAACTATCCAGTAACATTCGGGTCTCGTGGAGCTCATGTAGAGCTACTACTAGTCTGGAGTCATGTTGCGCTACTCTGGAAGTGCTAGAGCTGGGAGTGGGaatttaggggtgtgtgtgtgactcaTGTTACATGTCTTAGATTTTCACAAGAGAGTGTGGTAGAGGAGGGGAACTCGTGGGTAGGGATATTCCAGGTCAAAGGGCTAGTGttcctaaaaatataaaagagcagGAGTTTTCCAGAGACCTATCAGTAATACAGATTGCATTAAGTGATAAAGTGAGATCAAAGTATGTGGGAGAAAATAgcaattcttcttttaaaatattagattggtataCCATCTTTATATGTTCCTAAGGTGCCTAGAGCTTAGGTGCCTAGAGCTTAGGGTTTCTGAACTATGCAGTAAGAAATAAGGCTGGTTTCAATTACGTGATGTAGTAAAATCATGAAAGGCTTCAGAGGCTCTATTAAGGATTTTGGACATTGTTCCATTTTACTTTGGGAGCCATTGAAAGTTTCTTTAAAGTGGGGAGAAACTTTCCCACTATATAGTGACTATATAGTGTGTGCCTTTGAGATTGCCCATTGTCCCCTGtaccttctgtctgtctgtctatctgtctgtaAGAGATCATGACCAGTGGTGGGGGTGaggaaggggtagaaggagaagccaactccccaggaccctgggatcatgacctgactgaaggcagatgcttaactgactgagctacccaggcgtcctcccgcccctttttaaatttattttatttgtaggcagagaggcaggcagagagagagagagagagagagggaagcaggcttcctgcggagcagggagccaggtgcggggctcgatcccaggaccctgagatcatgacccgagccgaaggcagcagcccaaaccactgagccacccaggcgccccccccctttttaaatttaaatttagttatCCCCTgtaccttctttttttccccctataccttcttcttcttttttttttttaaagattttatttattcatttgacagacagagatcacaagtaggcagagagagaggaagggaagcaggctccctgccaagcagagagcctgactcggggcttgatccaggactctgggatcatgatctgagctgaaggcagaggttttaacccactgagccaccgaggtgtccctcCCCCGTACCTTCTTAAAACACTTCCTCAGTAGGCATGAGGGAAGTGTAAGCTATTTTGGTTTCATCTGTGCTCCCAGGTGACCAGCCCTATGCTTGTTGTTTGCATGgataaataggaaagaagaaacttGCAAGTTGTTCTGAGAAATTAGGGGTTTATATAGTCTGTTAGGAAAGTATCTGTGAAGTGACTGagatgttttgtattttatcGGTCATCTTgacttaattataaaattaaaaaaaattttaattgtaaataatatcaaatatacaaataagttgcaaaactaaaaatagtataaagaactcctgaataTCCTTTACCCAGATCACCTGTTGTTAACATTTTGTCCCATTTGCTTGTCATTTGTACTCTGTACGTTTTTCTCTTTTGATCTGTAactgtacattattttttttctaaactatttGAGAGGAAGTTATCCCTTGATCATTTGTCACTAAATACTTAgtatgtacttctttttttttttttttttttttttaaaggttttgtttatttatttgacagagatcactggtaggcagagaggcaggtgagggcgGTTGtagaaagcaggcttcctactgagcagagagcctgatgtggggcttgatcccagggctctgggatcatgacctgagctgaaggcagaggctttaaccactgagccacccaggcgcccctagtatatACTTCTTAAGAACAGGGATAGTTTCCCTAACATAATCATAATATGGTGGTCGACTAGTGAGTTTATCAATAATTACAGTACTTTCATCTACCATTCATATTCCAATTTGACCATTGACTTTTTTATGTTCTCTAAACTGCTTATGTCCCATAGTCCATTCTGATTGTTAATAGTGATTTTTCTAGCTTtgtataattttttgaaaaaccttTCTTATCTGAAATTGGGTGCTTCTCTCCCCTCAGGTGATTCGGGATGTCATAAATGTGCACATGGAAGAACTCAGTAGTCATTGGCAAGAAGAGCAAAGAGCGGAGGATGATGCTGAAAAGTATGTCATGGTGTTTACTGGTGAAAATACTCTCTTTTTAATCTGttacattataattatttaactAAATTTTAGCCTTTCCAAGACCATTAATAATAGCACATCATAATTCATTAAAATGCTGAAATTGTTCCATGTTGTCATTGCTAAAGATTATTATACCAGAGTTTTTCTGTTGACATAGCTCTTTGACAGTTTTGTAGAGACATATATATTAGTGAGATAGAAAAGACATAAAACACAAGGGCTATATTTCCTTGCCCTCTCATATAGAATGTAAGGTTATACCTATTTATATTGACTCAATCATTGTTCTGATACAGAGTATTCAACTTTAAGTTagtgagtctgtgtgtgtttggtggAGACTAGTGGTTAAAACTAACTGTTCTCTGTTTCAGGAATGAAGAAAGACGATCAGCTTCAGTAGATTCCCGGCAGTCTGGTGGAAGTTACTTGGATGCTGAGTATTCACGACATAGAAAGGATCGGAGTAGGAGCCCACATAAacggaaaagaaataaagataaggaTAAAAACTGGGACTCgagaagaaggaaggacaggTGAGTCTTAACACTGCATCATCTGATGTTGAATTGTTTACTCTTGAAAGGTAAATAGATCCTTTTGTTGTAGACAATGTTGAAAAAATGAGTTGTAAGAGTAAATTACAGTAAGGAGAGTAAGTTATTCGTGAGAATTCTTATCATTTGATTTTAGTTCAAGTAACCATAGCTCTGGTGGCATAGTTCTCTATATGCCTGATTCGATATGGGTTTCCCTCTTTTAATCCTTGTTTCCTAGCAAGGACATAGGGAAGTAATGTCTAGGTAGGAAGGTATGTAGGAAGTTAACTCTATAAATTAGGTGTTTGCCTAGATCTtttttttctgctcctttctcctttttcttgtcatttctttctcctgctaATTCTTGAGTTAAAGGGTCTCTAGGGTCAGAGAGAAGATCCAAGCTTTAATATCAAGTCAGTTTTGTCCTTGTTAATATCACTGATAGAATTTTGACAACTGGAAAGTTATGAACTaatggtaaaataataaatttatatcacTTGCAATCTATT
Protein-coding regions in this window:
- the SNRNP48 gene encoding U11/U12 small nuclear ribonucleoprotein 48 kDa protein, whose translation is MEGEPPPVEERRRLQQELSEFVESCCRRLEEVTASLGWSLDRLDPGEEAAQDEVVICPYDSNHHMPKSSLAKHMVSCRLRKLGYTKEEEDQMYNSDFFYENVKIPSITLNKDSQFQIIKQARTAVGKDGDGYNQRIYSSLPVEVPLNHKRCVCDLTQADRLALYDFVVEETKKKRSDSQIIENDSDLFVDLAAKVNQDNSRKSPKSYLEILAEVRDYKRRRQSYRAKNVHITKKSYTEVIRDVINVHMEELSSHWQEEQRAEDDAEKNEERRSASVDSRQSGGSYLDAEYSRHRKDRSRSPHKRKRNKDKDKNWDSRRRKDRDGERHHSHKRRKQKI